The Helianthus annuus cultivar XRQ/B chromosome 16, HanXRQr2.0-SUNRISE, whole genome shotgun sequence genome includes a window with the following:
- the LOC110915933 gene encoding uncharacterized protein LOC110915933 encodes MASKCMHLLLTITIIVTLFASVSSNPNFQNGPQNWKFEFNYTNGPFRRPKPVQNSRRIIVGGSDNWRFGFNYTEWARTNAPFFFSDTLVFKFDPPSDTNIHPHSVYLFPSLWSFLRCDLRWAKRVANTSQGEGEGFEFVLNKWKPYYFACGESNGFHCQSGMKFFVMPAFRWY; translated from the exons ATGGCTTCGAAATGCATGCATTTGCTACTCACGATAACCATAATTGTTACACTATTCGCATCCGTATCAAGCAACCCGAATTTCCAAAATGGACCACAAAATTGGAAATTTGAGTTCAACTACACCAATGGTCCATTTAGACGCCCGAAACCTGTACAGAATTCTAGACGAATCATTGTTGGTGGATCTGATAACTGGCGTTTTGGTTTCAATTATACTGAATGGGCTAGGACAAATGCTCCATTCTTTTTCAGTGACACTCTAG TGTTCAAATTCGATCCACCTAGCGATACCAATATACATCCACATAGTGTTTATTTGTTTCCAAGTCTTTGGAGCTTTCTGAGGTGCGACTTAAGATGGGCGAAACGTGTGGCAAACACATCACAAGGAGAAGGAGAAGGGTTTGAATTTGTGCTCAACAAATGGAAGCCGTATTACTTTGCTTGTGGAGAAAGTAATGGTTTTCACTGCCAATCTGGAATGAAGTTTTTTGTGATGCCAGCGTTTCGTTGGTACTAA